One window from the genome of Eleginops maclovinus isolate JMC-PN-2008 ecotype Puerto Natales chromosome 15, JC_Emac_rtc_rv5, whole genome shotgun sequence encodes:
- the LOC134877096 gene encoding protein CEBPZOS-like codes for MSPNPTSLAPLAKKLMKGVIVVELLGFFGAYGLFHKMNDSQDFRSTMNRKLPSILEVYYQSNEWAGVHGVREKDLAAWSVEQD; via the exons aTGTCTCCCAACCCAACGTCGCTGGCTCCTCTGGCTAAGAAGCTGATGAAGGGAGTGATCGTGGTGGAGCTGCTGGGCTTCTTCGGGGCGTACGGCCTCTTTCACAAGATGAACGACAGTCAAG ATTTCAGGAGCACCATGAACAGGAAGTTACCGTCCATTCTGGAAG TTTACTACCAGTCCAACGAGTGGGCGGGGGTCCACGGCGTCCGGGAGAAAGACCTCGCCGCCTGGTCGGTCGAACAGGACTGA
- the cebpz gene encoding LOW QUALITY PROTEIN: CCAAT/enhancer-binding protein zeta (The sequence of the model RefSeq protein was modified relative to this genomic sequence to represent the inferred CDS: deleted 2 bases in 1 codon) yields MAPKNKHRKKSKGGYKVSFQPAKDDMEDENSGGEEEEGPAEGGGKDKGKKGEEEEFNLDEVLRLGGTQADYILLAGLNDNDNELVDGGKKGAIDDLEEGELEKFIAKLGIRSIEGLQVIPDEPEEVAEETEIKESVDIKESKKAKEKEVAAEEQTSSALPKVEPIQKEKKVKEPKKKKQNVNVFEFQPRKILLIKPGGKWFDLEYTTEGSASPQDPSLVSQYKALAVQLYEADVALYKSKKNLQKGANSNWMKTVVSSGVLADRMAAMTVLIQDAPVHTLEHVENLVAMVKKKGSRRMGLMALDTLRELLLSDLLPENRKLRAFAEHPFDQLEEKASGNRDARDRRLILWYFEHHLRHHVAEFVAALDTVAHDTVAATKAKALATAHEMLCSRPEQERALLMQVVNKLGDPEYKTAAKASYLLESLLHKHPNMKAVVSCEVERLMFRPNISPKAQYYAVCFLSQVMLSHDESDLAAKLITIYFSFFRACVKKKDIESKMLSVLLSGVNRAYPYAGTGDEKVKEQLDTLFKVVHLVKFNTAVQALMLLFQVMDSQQSISDRYYVALYRKLMDPGLSSSSRHSMFLNLLYKSLKADIVLRRVKAFVKRLLQVSAEQSASFACGALFLVSEVMKSKPALKILLLEDGDGEEEAFKDLAEEDEDEEERFVDADKQEEERVQSHRRQSHRAKPSASWVHHQNLEGGKRQQSYDPLHRNPLFCGADHTTLWELQRLAAHFHPSVSLFAKTILEGGSILYSGDPLQDFTLTRFLDRFVFRNPKQMKGKQHTDSSALTPRQRFPLKSVPVNCEEFLTKDESLIPVDQIFFHRFFRKRHQEKQLKVRRPRGDGDNESVEDVDDEEFEKMLDSCEPDSYFTDMADDDLDFAGNVKAKKKKKKEGEASDSDESDVDLDDEEVSLGSMDEEDFGDELEEEGGMFMDPDGEEDEDDEEVPELEDDPFGVSDDEMEVPDITPRTKKGKRKSSEEPDFSLGPKQGKKKGRKDTAMFASAEEFGSLLDENTGSKFDNIGLNAMANTDKAGQKQLKWEANRDDWMQGRDAKTMRKKKTMFNKRKAFGRPRAGGKTFGKRKK; encoded by the exons ATGGCGCCGAAAAACAAGCACCGTAAGAAATCCAAAGGGGGCTATAAGGTGTCCTTTCAGCCGGCTAAAGACGACATGGAGGACGAAAACAGCggtggggaggaggaggaaggtccCGCGGAGGGGGGAGGTAAAGACAAGgggaagaaaggagaggaagaagagtttAACCTGGACGAGGTTCTCCGGCTGGGAGGAACACAG GCTGACTACATCCTGCTCGCCGGCCTGAATGACAACGACAACGAGCTGGTGGACGGAGGAAAGAAAGGAGCGATCGACGACCTGGAGGAGGGCGAGCTCGAGAAGTTCATCGCCAAACTCGGCATCCGATCTATCGAAGGACTGCAGGTCATCCCCGACGAGCCGGAGGAAGTTGCTGAAGAGACGGAGATTAAAGAGAGTGTAGATATTAAAGAGAGTAAAAAGGCCAAAGAGAAGGAGGTTGCTGCGGAGGAACAAACATCCAGCGCGCTGCCAAAAGTGGAACCcatacagaaagagaagaaggtTAAAGAACccaagaaaaagaagcagaacgTGAATGTGTTTGAATTCCAGCCGAGGAAAATCCTGCTCATCAAACCCGGGGGGAAGTGGTTCGACCTGGAGTACACCACCGAGGGCTCGGCGTCCCCGCAGGATCCGTCGCTGGTCTCCCAGTACAAGGCGCTGGCCGTGCAGCTGTATGAGGCGGACGTGGCGCTCTACAAGAGCAAGAAGAACCTGCAGAAAGGAGCCAACTCCAACTGGATGAAGACGGTCGTGTCCTCCGGCGTGCTGGCGGACAGGATGGCAGCCATGACGGTGCTGATCCAGGATGCGCCAGTGCACACGCTGGAGCACGTGGAGAACCTGGTGGCCATGGTGAAGAAGAAGGGCAGCCGGCGGATGGGCCTGATGGCGCTGGACACTCTGCGGGAGCTGCTGCTCTCCGACCTGCTGCCGGAGAACAGGAAGCTCCGAGCCTTCGCCGAGCACCCGTTCGACCAGCTGGAGGAGAAGGCGAGCGGCAACCGGGATGCCCGCGACCGCCGCCTCATCCTCTGGTACTTTGAGCACCACCTGAGGCACCACGTGGCAGAGTTTGTGGCAGCGCTGGACACTGTGGCTCACGACACGGTGGCGGCCACCAAAGCGAAGGCACTGGCGACGGCGCACGAGATGTTGTGCAGCCGGCCGGAGCAGGAGCGGGCGCTGCTGATGCAGGTCGTCAACAAGCTGGGCGACCCCGAGTACAAGACGGCGGCGAAGGCGTCCTACCTGCTGGAGTCGCTGCTGCACAAACACCCCAACATGAAGGCGGTGGTGAGCTGCGAGGTGGAGCGCCTCATGTTCCGGCCCAACATCAGCCCCAAGGCGCAGTACTACGCCGTATGCTTCCTCAGCCAGGTGATGCTCAGCCACGACGAGTCCGACCTCGCCGCCAAGCTCATCACCATCTACTTCTCCTTCTTCCGCGCCTGCGTGAAGAAGAAGGACATCGAGTCCAAGATGCTGAGCGTCCTGCTGTCGGGCGTGAACCGGGCGTATCCCTACGCCGGCACCGGGGACGAGAAGGTGAAGGAGCAGCTGGACACGCTGTTCAAAGTCGTACACCTGGTGAAGTTCAACACAGCCGTGCAGGCGCTCATGCTGCTCTTCCAGGTGATGGACTCGCAGCAGAGCATCTCAGACCGCTACTACGTCGCTCTGTACAG gaagCTGATGGACCCcggcctctcctcctcctctcgtcACAGCATGTTCCTGAACCTCCTCTATAAATCCCTGAAGGCGGACATCGTGCTCCGCCGGGTCAAAGCCTTCGTTAAGCGGCTGCTGCAGGTCAGTGCCGAGCAGAGCGCCTCTTTCGCCTGCGGGGCGCTCTTCCTCGTGTCCGAAGTGATGAAGAGCAAGCCGGCGCTGAAgatcctgctgctggaggacggG GACGGCGAGGAGGAGGCGTTCAAAGACCTCGctgaggaggatgaagatgaagaggagcgCTTTGTGGACGCAGACAAACAGGAGGAAGAGCGAGTGCAGAGCCACAGGAGGCAAAGCCACAGG GCAAAGCCCAGTGCATCATGGGTACATCACCAGAACCTGGAAG gaggaaagAGGCAGCAGAGCTATGACCCGCTGCACAGAAACCCGTTGTTCTGCGGCGCCGACCACACAACGCTGTGGGAGCTGCAGAGG ctcgCCGCTCACTTCCACCCCTCAGTGTCGCTGTTTGCAAAAACCATCCTGGAG GGCGGGTCCATCCTGTACTCCGGGGATCCTCTGCAGGACTTCACTCTGACCCGGTTCCTCGATCGCTTCGTCTTCAGAAACCCAAAACAGATGAAGGGAAAAC AACACACAGACTCTTCGGCGCTGACGCCCAGACAGAGGTTCCCTCTCAAATCTGTACCAG TGAACTGTGAGGAGTTCCTGACTAAAGACGAGAGTCTGATCCCCGTCGATCAGATCTTCTTCCACCG CTTCTTCAGGAAGCGTCATCAGGAGAAGCAGCTGAAGGTCCGCCGGCCTCGAGGAGACGGAGACAACGAGAGCGTGGAGGACGTGGACGACGAGGAGTTTGAGAAAATGCTCG ACTCCTGCGAGCCAGACTCGTACTTCACGGACATGGCCGACGATGATCTGGACTTTGCAGG TAATGTGAAGgctaagaagaagaagaagaaggaagggGAGGCGTCGGACTCGGACGAGTCGGACGTGGACCTGGACGATGAGGAGGTGTCTCTGGGCAGCATGGACGAGGAAGACTTCGGAGACGAgctggaggaagaggggggCATGTTTATGGATCCCGACGGGGAGGAAGACGAGGATGATGAAGAAG TTCCAGAGCTGGAGGATGATCCATTCGGTG ttTCAGACGATGAGATGGAAGTTCCTGACATCACCCCTCGCACCAAGAAGGGGAAGAGGAAATCCTCCGAGGAGCCCGACTTCTCTTTAG GTCCGAAGCAAGGGAAGAAGAAGGGAAGGAAAGACACAGCCATGTTTGCGTCTGCAGAAGAG TTTGGCTCCCTGCTGGACGAGAACACCGGCTCCAAGTTCGACAACATCGGGCTCAACGCGATGGCCAACACCGACAAAGCAG GCCAGAAGCAGCTGAAGTGGGAGGCTAACCGAGACGACTGGATGCAGGGCCGCGACGCCAAGACGATGCGGAAGAAGAAGACCATGTTCAACAAGAGGAAGGCTTTCGGGCGACCCAGGGCGGGAGGGAAGACCTTCgggaagaggaagaagtag
- the ndufaf7 gene encoding LOW QUALITY PROTEIN: protein arginine methyltransferase NDUFAF7, mitochondrial (The sequence of the model RefSeq protein was modified relative to this genomic sequence to represent the inferred CDS: deleted 1 base in 1 codon), giving the protein MIINSRMRACFGGKTQQLISRVFRHPVHPSAAVRWRVAQSRLLCSPPAGESKPSPSMLQHLTFKIKATGPITVAEYMREVLTNPVTGYYVRNNMLGPDGDFITSPEISQIFGELLGVWIVSEWMGAGRPKHLQLVELGPGKGSLASDILRVFSQLKSVLDGASVSLHLVEVSPALSRVQAQTLTGGNSVEASSEDEPVYRRGETSAGLPVFWYRRLEDVPAGFSIFIAHEFFDALPIHKFQRTQKGWREIMVDIDPEKQNRLRFVVYPSPTPASTALVQPDERRAHVEVCAEGGVLVQQLSRRIVEDGGAALIADYGHDGTKTDTFRGFKGHRLHDVLSSPGSADLTADVDFSFLRKMVGGGAACLGPVTQRMFLKNMGIDSRMQVLLRNCSDVSTRQQLISSYDMLTNPEKMGERFLFFSLLHHSRLAKPKRTEGLKLEKKSPAPLPVAGFTELSFS; this is encoded by the exons ATGATCATTAACAGCAGGATGAGGGCTTGTTTTGGTGGTAAAACTCAGCAGTTGATCAGCAGAGTCTTCAGGCATCCTGTCCATCCTTCAGCAGCAG TGCGATGGCGAGTGGCTCAGAGCAGACTCCTCTGCAGCCCCCCAGCAGGTGAATCAAAGCCCAGCCCCTCCATGCTGCAACACctgaccttcaaaataaaagccacaggTCCCATCACAGTGGCGGAGTACATGAGAGAGGTGCTCACAAACCCAGTGACG GGTTATTATGTGAGGAACAACATGCTGGGACCTGACGGAGATTTCATCACATCACCAGAAATCAGCCAGATTTTTGGGGAG CTGCTGGGTGTGTGGATCGTCAGCGAGTGGATGGGAGCCGGTCGACCCAAACATCTGCAGCTGGTCGAACTCGGACCGGGAAAAGGGTCACTGGCCAGCGACATCCTCAGA GTGTTCAGCCAGTTAAAGTCTGTGCTGGATGGAGCCTCGGTGTCGCTCCACCTGGTGGAGGTGAGTCCGGCTCTGAGTCGGGTTCAGGCTCAGACTCTGACGGGGGGGAACAGCGTGGAGGCGAGCAGCGAGGACGAGCCGGTGTACCGCCGCGGGGAGACGAGCGCCGGGCTGCCGGTGTTCTGGTACCGCCGACTGGAGGACGTTCCTGCAG GATTCAGCATCTTTATCGCTCACGAGTTCTTCGACGCTCTGCCCATCCACAAATTTCAG AGGACGCAGAAAGGCTGGAGGGAGATCATGGTGGACATCGACCCGGAGAAGCAGAACCGGCTGAGGTTCGTCGTGTATCCGTCTCCGACGCCCGCCTCGACCGCGCTCGTGCAG CCCGACGAGCGGAGGGCTCACGTGGAGGTGTGTGCGGAG GGGGGGGTCCTGGTGCAGCAGCTGTCCCGGAGGATCGTGGAAGACGGAGGCGCCGCGCTCATCGCCGACTACGGACACGATGGAACGAAGACGGACACGTTCAGA GGTTTTAAAGGCCACCGGCTGCACGACGTCCTCTCCTCCCCCGGCTCGGCCGACCTCACGGCTGACGTGGATTTCAGTTTCCTGCGGAAGATGGTGGGGGGGGGCGCGGCCTGCCTGGGTCCCGTGACTCAGAGGATGTTCCTGAAAAACATGGGCATCGACTCCCGCATGCAG GTACTGCTGAGGAACTGCAGCGACGTGTCCACCCGGCAGCAGCTGATCAGCAGCTACGACATGCTGACCAACCCGGAGAAGATGGGCGAGCGCTTCCTGTTCTTCAGCCTGCTGCACCACAGCCGGCTCGCCAAACCCAAGAGAACAGAGGGCCTGAAGCTGGAGAAGAAGAGCCCGGCGCCGCTGCCTGTGGCCGGGTTCACCGAGCTCAGCTTCTCCTGA